One genomic window of Campylobacter curvus includes the following:
- a CDS encoding YggS family pyridoxal phosphate-dependent enzyme, with amino-acid sequence MINLQNLMDEINSLNENVTLVAVSKNVSSTEVKALYAQGQRVFGENRVQELAKKCSELGEFTDIKWHMIGRLQNNKINQLLSLRPALWQSCDSFERASEVNKRLNFTLDTLLQINSANEDSKQGVSYENASEIYMRIKEQCKNINLKGVMSIGAHSDDEREVQKSFELSYKIFENLRAHGAQICSMGMSSDFRLAIKCGSNMIRLGSLLYI; translated from the coding sequence GTGATAAATTTACAAAATTTAATGGACGAGATAAACTCCTTAAACGAAAACGTGACGCTAGTAGCCGTAAGCAAAAATGTCTCAAGCACCGAGGTCAAAGCGCTTTATGCGCAGGGTCAGAGGGTATTTGGCGAAAACAGAGTCCAAGAGCTGGCTAAAAAATGCAGCGAACTTGGCGAATTTACGGATATAAAATGGCATATGATAGGCAGGCTTCAAAACAACAAAATCAACCAGCTTCTCTCGCTACGCCCTGCCCTGTGGCAAAGCTGCGATAGCTTCGAGCGAGCGAGCGAAGTAAATAAACGCCTAAATTTCACGCTCGATACGCTTTTACAGATAAACTCTGCAAACGAAGATAGCAAACAAGGCGTAAGCTACGAAAATGCAAGCGAAATTTATATGCGTATCAAAGAGCAATGCAAAAATATAAATTTAAAAGGCGTGATGAGTATCGGCGCACATAGCGACGACGAGCGCGAAGTGCAAAAAAGCTTCGAGCTAAGCTATAAAATCTTTGAAAATTTAAGAGCGCACGGAGCGCAGATCTGCTCTATGGGCATGAGCTCGGACTTTAGACTGGCCATAAAATGCGGCTCAAATATGATAAGGCTAGGCAGCTTGCTTTATATTTGA
- the dapA gene encoding 4-hydroxy-tetrahydrodipicolinate synthase, producing the protein MKNILQGAMTALITPFKNGKLDEETFEKLIKRQIKNGIDVVVPVGTTGESATLTHNEHKICIEIAVNACKDTNVKVLAGAGSNATHEAIDFAKFAQSHGADGILSVAPYYNKPTQEGLYQHYKAIAESIDIPVLLYNVPGRVGVDILPSTVFRLFKECKNIFGIKEATGSIDRCVDLLAHEPNLVVISGEDAINYPILSNGGKGVISVTANLLPDYICELTHLALDEEYTKAKAINDKLYNINKILFCESNPIPIKAAMYIAGLIGNLEYRLPLCEPSSENFKKIEQTMKNYEIKGF; encoded by the coding sequence ATGAAAAATATACTTCAAGGCGCGATGACAGCGCTCATTACGCCTTTTAAAAACGGCAAGCTGGACGAAGAAACGTTTGAAAAACTGATAAAAAGACAGATAAAAAACGGCATAGATGTGGTCGTGCCCGTAGGCACAACCGGCGAAAGTGCGACATTGACACATAATGAACATAAAATTTGCATAGAAATAGCAGTAAATGCCTGCAAAGACACAAACGTAAAGGTGCTCGCAGGCGCCGGAAGTAACGCTACGCATGAAGCCATAGACTTTGCAAAATTCGCCCAAAGTCACGGAGCGGACGGAATTTTATCGGTTGCACCATACTACAATAAGCCTACCCAAGAAGGACTTTATCAGCACTACAAAGCGATCGCCGAAAGTATCGATATACCTGTGCTTTTATACAACGTCCCGGGTCGCGTGGGCGTGGATATCTTGCCAAGCACCGTTTTTAGGCTATTTAAAGAGTGTAAAAATATCTTTGGTATAAAAGAAGCCACCGGAAGCATCGACAGATGTGTCGATCTGCTCGCACACGAGCCGAATTTAGTAGTCATCAGCGGTGAAGACGCGATAAACTACCCCATCCTCTCAAACGGCGGCAAGGGCGTCATCTCGGTCACCGCAAATTTACTGCCTGATTACATCTGCGAGCTCACTCATCTAGCGCTTGATGAGGAATACACAAAAGCAAAAGCGATAAACGATAAGCTTTATAATATCAATAAAATTTTATTTTGCGAGAGCAATCCGATCCCGATAAAAGCGGCGATGTATATAGCCGGTCTGATCGGAAATTTAGAATATCGCTTACCGCTTTGCGAGCCTAGTAGCGAAAATTTCAAAAAGATAGAGCAAACTATGAAAAACTACGAAATAAAGGGATTTTGA
- a CDS encoding M16 family metallopeptidase, with amino-acid sequence MIKFNKLKLKNGLEIYHIPVNLGSKVISTDIFYKVGSRNETMGKSGIAHMLEHLNFKSTKNLKAGEFDRIVKGFGGMDNASTGFDYTHYFIKSSSQNLEKSLKLYAEIMQNLSLKDKEFQPEREVVHEERRWRTDNNPMGYLYFRLFNHAFIYHPYHWTPIGFIKDIENWSIEDIREFHATYYQPKNAILMISGDIGKKEALQLAKAKFEHIKNTRDLPKLHCAEPTQDGAKRVIVHKESQTQMIAIAYKIPPFDHSDQIGLNALSEYLSSGKSSVLQRVLIDEMQLVNQIYAYNMPSIDENLFIFLAVCNPGVEAEKVETEILKIIDDLKRKSIHKDDVLKVKNLIKSDFIYSFSSATRVANLYGSYLARGSIEPLYEFEKNIDNISAKLIQNTAKKYFEAKNSTTVILRKE; translated from the coding sequence TTGATAAAATTTAATAAACTAAAGCTAAAAAACGGGCTGGAGATCTACCACATACCGGTCAATCTAGGCTCAAAGGTTATAAGCACCGATATCTTTTACAAGGTCGGCTCACGTAACGAAACGATGGGTAAAAGCGGCATAGCGCACATGCTGGAGCATCTAAATTTCAAATCCACTAAAAATTTAAAAGCGGGTGAATTTGACCGCATCGTAAAGGGCTTTGGCGGTATGGATAACGCGAGTACGGGCTTTGACTACACTCACTACTTCATCAAGTCATCTAGCCAAAATTTAGAAAAATCGCTCAAGCTTTACGCGGAGATAATGCAGAATTTAAGCCTCAAAGATAAAGAATTTCAGCCTGAGCGCGAGGTCGTACACGAGGAGCGCAGATGGAGGACAGACAATAACCCGATGGGATATTTGTATTTTCGCCTCTTCAACCACGCTTTCATCTATCATCCTTACCACTGGACGCCGATAGGTTTCATAAAAGATATCGAAAACTGGAGCATCGAGGATATCAGAGAATTTCACGCGACATACTATCAGCCAAAAAACGCGATCTTGATGATCAGCGGTGATATAGGCAAAAAAGAGGCCTTGCAGCTTGCAAAGGCGAAATTCGAGCATATAAAAAACACTCGCGATCTGCCAAAACTTCACTGCGCAGAGCCCACACAAGACGGCGCCAAACGCGTGATAGTGCATAAAGAGAGCCAAACGCAAATGATCGCGATAGCCTACAAGATCCCGCCGTTTGATCACAGCGATCAAATAGGACTAAACGCTCTTAGCGAGTATTTAAGCAGCGGCAAGAGCTCGGTATTGCAGCGGGTTTTGATAGACGAGATGCAGCTTGTAAATCAAATTTACGCCTACAACATGCCAAGCATCGATGAAAATTTATTCATTTTCCTAGCCGTTTGCAACCCAGGCGTCGAAGCGGAAAAAGTCGAAACTGAAATTTTAAAGATAATCGACGATCTAAAACGAAAAAGCATCCATAAAGACGACGTCTTAAAGGTCAAAAATCTGATCAAAAGCGACTTCATCTACTCTTTTAGTAGCGCTACCAGAGTTGCGAATTTATATGGTAGCTACCTTGCCAGAGGAAGCATCGAGCCGCTTTATGAATTTGAAAAAAATATCGATAACATCAGCGCAAAGCTCATACAAAATACGGCTAAAAAATACTTCGAAGCTAAAAATTCCACCACGGTGATCTTAAGAAAGGAGTAG
- the pgsA gene encoding CDP-diacylglycerol--glycerol-3-phosphate 3-phosphatidyltransferase has protein sequence MSLNLPNALAFFRILLAPLMFYLLINAPSQFPSVHISWINYFAGLVFVVASVTDFFDGYIARTWDQKTKLGAILDPLADKMLILAAFLGLMMMGRANAWAVYLILIREFFITGFRVVIASEGLNVAASMVGKVKTVFQMIAIGWLVMQWWGAEILLWIATFLTLYSGLEYIRAYIKKQAKG, from the coding sequence ATGAGCCTAAATTTACCTAACGCCCTAGCCTTTTTTAGAATTTTACTAGCGCCTTTGATGTTTTATCTGCTGATAAACGCTCCGAGTCAATTTCCGAGTGTGCATATCAGCTGGATAAACTATTTTGCGGGACTAGTCTTTGTCGTCGCAAGCGTTACGGACTTTTTTGACGGTTATATCGCTAGGACTTGGGATCAAAAAACGAAGCTCGGAGCGATCCTGGATCCGCTCGCTGATAAGATGCTTATCTTGGCGGCATTTTTGGGGCTTATGATGATGGGACGCGCCAACGCTTGGGCGGTTTATCTCATTTTGATCAGGGAGTTTTTCATCACTGGCTTTCGCGTAGTGATCGCCAGCGAAGGGCTAAATGTCGCCGCTTCGATGGTCGGCAAGGTAAAAACGGTCTTTCAAATGATAGCTATCGGCTGGCTAGTAATGCAGTGGTGGGGAGCTGAAATTTTGCTTTGGATAGCGACGTTTTTGACGCTATATTCAGGCCTTGAATACATCCGCGCCTACATCAAAAAGCAGGCAAAAGGCTAA
- the rseP gene encoding RIP metalloprotease RseP has product MKALIFTLALLGLGLWAYSFYFLITVFAISFLVFFHELGHFLAARSLGVAVNTFSIGFGDKIYTKKVGATEYAISAIPLGGYVQLKGQDDTDPKAKNYDADSYNTLKPLGRIYILLAGPFFNFILAFLLYMVLGFIGVEKLAPIIGHIAENSAAKEAGLVINDKILKINDVVIHEWDDISKQVKLQKTNIKVERNGKIIDINLTPKIGETRNLFKESVSKPLIGISPNGETVRVYHTGLSSLSYALNETIDASKLIFISFEKLINGSVPLKEVGGIVQIADVTSKAAQISLSVLLVIVALISVNLGVLNLFPIPALDGGHILFNLYELIFRREVNEKIYIALTYCGWALLFTLMLLATYNDIIRLSGGAQ; this is encoded by the coding sequence TTGAAAGCTCTCATTTTTACGCTGGCTTTACTTGGGCTTGGGCTTTGGGCTTATTCGTTTTATTTTTTGATAACCGTCTTTGCGATCAGCTTTTTGGTATTTTTCCATGAGCTGGGGCATTTTCTGGCCGCTCGTTCGCTAGGCGTGGCTGTAAATACCTTTAGTATCGGCTTTGGAGATAAAATTTACACAAAAAAAGTCGGAGCGACCGAGTATGCCATCAGCGCCATACCACTTGGCGGATACGTGCAGCTAAAAGGTCAGGACGATACCGATCCAAAAGCCAAAAACTACGACGCAGATAGCTACAACACGCTAAAGCCGCTCGGCAGGATATACATACTGCTGGCAGGTCCATTTTTTAACTTTATTTTGGCATTTTTGCTTTACATGGTGCTTGGCTTTATCGGAGTAGAGAAGCTAGCTCCCATAATCGGGCATATAGCTGAAAATTCCGCCGCAAAAGAGGCGGGGCTTGTCATAAACGATAAAATTTTAAAAATAAATGACGTCGTGATACACGAATGGGACGACATCAGCAAGCAAGTAAAACTGCAAAAAACGAACATCAAAGTCGAGCGAAACGGTAAGATCATCGACATAAACCTCACTCCAAAGATCGGCGAAACCAGAAATCTTTTCAAAGAAAGCGTCTCCAAACCGCTGATTGGTATCTCTCCAAACGGCGAAACGGTGCGCGTTTATCACACCGGTCTTAGCTCGCTTAGCTACGCGCTAAACGAAACGATCGACGCCTCAAAGCTTATCTTCATCAGCTTTGAAAAGCTCATAAACGGCTCGGTGCCGTTAAAAGAGGTCGGCGGTATCGTTCAGATCGCCGATGTGACGTCAAAAGCCGCACAGATCAGTCTCTCGGTGCTTCTTGTCATCGTAGCGCTCATATCGGTAAATTTAGGCGTTTTAAATCTCTTTCCGATACCGGCACTTGACGGCGGACATATACTTTTTAACCTCTACGAACTCATCTTTCGCCGTGAGGTAAATGAGAAAATTTACATCGCTTTGACGTATTGCGGCTGGGCTTTGCTATTTACTCTGATGCTACTAGCCACATACAACGACATAATAAGACTAAGCGGAGGCGCACAGTGA
- a CDS encoding enoyl-ACP reductase codes for MDKNEFLGKTLVISGGTRGIGRAIVEEFANAGANIAFTYNSNEELAKNEAKELEAKFKIKARAYALNILEPETYKELFLKIDEDFDRVDFFISNAIISGRAVAGGYTKFMKLKPRGINNIFTATVNAFVVGAQEATKRMEKTGGGSIISLSSTGNLVYIENYAGHGTAKAAVEAMARYAATELGEKNIRVNVVSGGPIETDALRAFTNYEEVRDKTAELSPLNRMGQPTDLAGACLFLCSSKASWVTGHTFIIDGGTTFK; via the coding sequence ATGGATAAAAACGAATTTTTGGGAAAAACGCTAGTCATAAGTGGCGGCACACGTGGCATCGGACGAGCCATCGTGGAGGAATTTGCAAATGCCGGCGCAAACATCGCTTTCACCTACAACTCGAACGAAGAACTGGCAAAAAACGAAGCTAAGGAGCTCGAGGCTAAATTTAAGATAAAAGCCCGCGCCTACGCACTAAATATCCTTGAGCCGGAGACTTACAAGGAGCTTTTTTTAAAGATCGACGAGGACTTTGACCGCGTCGATTTTTTCATCTCAAACGCTATCATTTCAGGACGTGCGGTCGCCGGTGGATACACCAAATTTATGAAGCTAAAACCTAGAGGCATCAACAATATCTTTACCGCGACCGTGAATGCCTTTGTCGTGGGCGCTCAGGAGGCCACCAAACGTATGGAAAAAACGGGCGGCGGAAGCATCATCAGCCTTAGCTCTACGGGGAATTTAGTCTATATAGAAAACTACGCCGGACACGGCACTGCCAAGGCTGCGGTCGAAGCGATGGCAAGATACGCCGCGACCGAGCTTGGCGAGAAAAATATCCGCGTGAATGTCGTTAGTGGCGGGCCGATCGAAACTGATGCGCTACGAGCCTTTACAAACTACGAGGAGGTGCGCGACAAAACAGCCGAGCTAAGCCCGCTAAATCGCATGGGACAGCCTACCGACCTTGCAGGCGCATGTCTTTTCCTTTGCTCGTCAAAAGCGAGCTGGGTGACCGGACATACATTTATAATAGACGGTGGAACGACATTTAAATGA
- a CDS encoding methyl-accepting chemotaxis protein: protein MRSITNKIALMLLIALFIAFAAISAASYYTAESKVVDLVVQNQDQILKDVKAVTDTFFEEYTDASKRFAKKIENTPNDEQSLLAEIKFQKGQTSYLVGDLYFGRDSDGYFFQSDGTSLKPDVDNFDPRKRSWYIAAKEKGGAIYSEPYIEAVNKKLVMSFAAPVYKDGKFAGVSAIDLKIEDLSKKILDMGKTKYSYVYIMHKNGVVLIHSNPEIIGKVVDFSKTVSTKFKDGDFDENGLISYVNPQGKNVMARTLPINDEGWLVVAAMGTDTFSSNTLPLLKTQIALAVIFIIALSVFVYFLLKKSLSPIKTIQEKLNEVFAFITHEAKAPEKLEINTNDEFAQMSGSINQNIDKVIAGIKKDSTMIDELNNVANMMIRGNLGAKISSDPNNPALMELKNLLNTFFASISENLKSIVSVLSSYTKNDFTAKVELKDGIESDIKDMIMGVKSMGEVVCEMLKGNLAEAQSLEEKANVLAQSMKELTDGANIQANSLQESAAAVEQMSSSMNAISQKAQDVTRQSEEIKNIIVIIRDIADQTNLLALNAAIEAARAGEHGRGFAVVADEVRKLAERTQKSLGEIEANANVLAQSINEMSESIREQAEGINMINQSVSQIDNLTHKNIQIIGKTNEVTSEVDDMAKLIVTDVRKKKF, encoded by the coding sequence ATGAGATCCATAACCAACAAAATAGCACTCATGCTATTGATTGCGTTGTTTATCGCGTTTGCAGCCATATCGGCTGCTAGTTACTACACGGCTGAGAGTAAAGTCGTTGATCTTGTTGTCCAAAATCAAGATCAAATTTTAAAAGATGTTAAGGCGGTCACGGATACCTTTTTTGAGGAGTATACCGATGCGTCAAAGAGGTTTGCAAAAAAGATAGAGAATACTCCTAACGACGAGCAAAGCCTTTTGGCCGAGATCAAATTTCAAAAGGGACAAACCAGTTATTTGGTAGGAGATCTTTATTTTGGTAGAGATAGTGACGGCTATTTTTTCCAATCAGACGGCACAAGTTTAAAGCCTGATGTCGATAACTTCGATCCTAGAAAGCGCTCTTGGTATATCGCTGCTAAAGAAAAGGGCGGCGCCATATACAGTGAGCCTTACATAGAGGCGGTCAATAAAAAGCTAGTCATGAGCTTTGCCGCACCGGTTTATAAAGACGGTAAATTTGCAGGAGTATCGGCTATCGATCTAAAGATAGAAGATCTTAGCAAGAAAATTCTTGATATGGGTAAAACTAAATATAGCTATGTTTATATCATGCATAAAAATGGTGTGGTTTTGATACATAGTAACCCTGAAATAATAGGCAAAGTTGTTGACTTTAGTAAAACGGTTTCAACAAAGTTTAAAGATGGTGATTTTGATGAAAATGGCTTGATTTCTTACGTAAATCCTCAAGGTAAGAACGTAATGGCTAGAACTTTACCGATAAATGATGAGGGCTGGTTGGTCGTAGCGGCAATGGGAACGGATACCTTTTCTAGCAATACTCTCCCCCTCCTAAAAACCCAAATAGCCCTTGCCGTTATCTTCATCATCGCTCTTTCGGTATTTGTCTATTTCTTACTCAAAAAATCACTAAGTCCTATAAAGACCATACAAGAAAAGCTAAACGAAGTGTTCGCCTTCATCACTCATGAAGCAAAAGCTCCCGAGAAACTAGAGATAAACACTAATGATGAATTTGCTCAAATGAGTGGCAGCATCAATCAAAATATAGATAAAGTGATAGCTGGCATCAAAAAAGACAGCACCATGATAGATGAGCTAAACAATGTAGCAAACATGATGATAAGAGGAAATTTAGGAGCTAAAATTTCATCTGATCCAAATAACCCTGCATTGATGGAGCTAAAAAACCTACTAAATACTTTCTTTGCTTCCATATCTGAAAACCTAAAGAGCATAGTAAGCGTATTAAGCTCATATACCAAAAACGACTTCACTGCTAAAGTAGAGCTCAAAGACGGTATAGAAAGCGATATCAAAGATATGATAATGGGCGTCAAGTCTATGGGTGAAGTAGTATGCGAGATGCTAAAAGGAAATTTAGCTGAAGCTCAGTCTCTTGAAGAAAAGGCAAATGTATTAGCTCAGTCTATGAAAGAGCTGACAGATGGAGCGAACATACAAGCAAATTCACTTCAAGAAAGTGCAGCTGCAGTAGAGCAGATGTCTAGCTCAATGAACGCCATAAGCCAAAAAGCTCAAGATGTCACAAGACAATCCGAAGAGATTAAAAACATCATAGTGATAATTAGAGACATAGCAGATCAAACAAATCTTCTAGCACTAAATGCCGCAATAGAAGCAGCCAGGGCGGGAGAGCATGGTAGAGGCTTTGCAGTAGTTGCCGATGAAGTAAGAAAACTAGCAGAGAGGACTCAAAAGAGCTTAGGAGAGATAGAAGCTAATGCAAATGTCTTGGCTCAAAGCATAAACGAGATGAGTGAATCTATAAGAGAGCAAGCAGAAGGCATAAATATGATAAATCAATCTGTTTCTCAAATAGATAACCTAACTCACAAGAACATACAAATCATAGGCAAGACAAACGAAGTGACATCTGAGGTAGATGATATGGCTAAGCTCATAGTCACTGATGTGAGGAAGAAGAAATTTTAA